The nucleotide sequence GAGTTTTGAATGTTCATACCATTTAACTGGCTGATTCTTACATTCGTTCCCGATGTTTTAGGGTCTAGTTTACCTGTTTTGGAACGAAGCTTTTCGTTCTTGTGCGCTCTTTTCTGTTTCACATCATACCGTTTGTTGAGATCAGCAAGATAGCTGTCGTCTGCAAAGTTCGGCCAGTGATCTTGATCAAAGCCAGTTGCACCTTCCAAATGTTTCTGTGTCACATTCAGGATCAATGCAGGTTCTTGCGAATCCGCTTTTTGTTTGATGTTAAATGCTTCAAAAGGCACAGCAAACATTTTATTTCCCACGCCGAGGAAACCACCATAGGTGACAGCTGCGTAGCGGACTTCTCCGGTTGAAGTATTTATCACCAGATCATTGATTTCGCCCAGGCTCTGTCCCTGAGGATTTTCAATATTCATCCCAATCAATTTACTGGCGCGGGTTGCCATGCCCGCTTTTTTCATCTGTTTTCTTTCGGCTTTATCGGTTCTGGATGCTTTTTTATCAGCCTTGGATGTCTTGGAATTATCCGGTGTTTGTGCTTTCTCTTCATTTGGATTGTCAAAAGCATACGTGCTTCCGGCCAGGCATAAAGTAGCAACACTAAACGCAAAAATACTTGCGAGTGTAGTATATCGTTTCATTTTAGTTCTCCTCGGGTATCAAAGAATTTGAAGTAAGATGTGACCTGTAATTAACTATCACAGCTGATAATATTTCCTTTGAGACAATACAGATGACTGAATGTAATTGACCGAAATATTTAACGGTTAGAGCGAGGATTCGCCGGCAGTCTTGAATTATCAGTAAGTTCTATTATCAGCTGTTGATAGTGTTAAGCGAGCGCTGAAAAATCAGTTTCAGCAGTGGCATGAGCTCTCAAACTGGGCTACCTGCTGTTCTGCTTCTTCTTTAGCGATGCCATATCGTTCCTGGACTTTGCCTACGAGTTCTTCCCGTTTGCCATCAATCTGGTCGATTTCATCGTCGGTCAACTCTCCCCATTTCTGTTTAGCCTGACCTTTGATCTGTTTCCATTTTCCTGAAAATTGGTCTGAATTCATCTCTCTTCTCCTGTATTGGAATACATATTTTTAAACAATAATTAACTGCCGATCCCAGACTGGAAATCAGCAAACGACTCATTTTCTGTTTACTCTTTCTTCTTGAGATCGACACCAATATCGCCGTCGCTTTTGTCGCGTTCAATCTCAAGTTCCCCGTTGGGAGTTTCAATATCGAGGACTTTCTCTTTTTCTTCACAACCTGCCAGGGTGAACGCTGTTGCCGACATCAGCATCAGGGCTAACGATAAAAAGCAGGAATTGATGATGTAGTTTTTCATAACGGTTTCCTTATTGCTAAAACTAACCTGGCTCGCTGTATGCGCACCGGGAGTCCGTTAAAAATCTCAAGTGAAATGGCTTCATCTATTCAGCCAGATTTGTCTTCATGGAATACCAGCTGCTCTACCAGTAAGTGGGACGTCCATAGAAATCATAGAGTTGTGTTTCGTAAGCGCGATTGACTGGAAGTCGTGGGTCGTACTCCGGAGCATTTTCAACCTGTGACCGTGTTAAATCTACATGCGCTTTTCGATCATCCCAGGTGAAATGTGTGACCCAGTCGAATGCGATGATCACTTTTTTTCCTGGCAGCCAGTTACGAGTATCGATCACGAGATAGCGTAAACTCCAACTTTCTGTATCCACGATAATGTCTTCCACATGTCCGAGCGTGTCTTCCATACATTGAATTTCGTAACCAGTGACTTCATTGGCGCTTCGTAGATGAGGATCACCGTTCCCGGCAGCCACTCGTTCTTTAAGTTCAACGGTAGCCGCAGGGCGATTCAATATTGGAGTGGGTGAACTTCCCCAGTAAACAGGCCAGTTATAGAAAGACGTTAATGCTGATTCGTACTGCCGGGAAACAGGCTGGTCTGTTTCCACTGACGGTGCTGCTTCAATATTGGCTTTGGAAAGTACTGTCGGTAGTTCAAAACTATCCAGGTCTGGTTGATCGATTGCTACGGGAGATACCAGGACCTGACGATCAGTAAGCCAGCTTCCCGTATCTACCACAAGATATCTCATGATATTGGTATCATCGTCAAACAATAAATCCTGAACAGTTCCACAATCCCCGTCGGTCGCCAGGACTTTGTAGCCTTTAAGTTCGTTCGTGCTTCGGTACATCTCTGTCTCCTTTCCTGGTTCTGTCTGAAGACGAAATGCAGATCGTGTGCCATTCCGTGGGAATTTCTTTGAGTCAGGAGGGATTTCATTGTAGACCATGCAGAAGGTTCTTTGTTTTACTGACGAAAATGCTGAATTCAGATTATTCTCAGAATTAATTTCTGGCTCAGTTAATTCATTTACTAAATAATGTGATCGACCGCTGAGAAACCGCGATGCTTGACCATCAGTCAGCACTTTGATGAAAGGCAGCCAGATTAATAAAAAAAGCCCTGCGGCGTACATGGTTAGTTCGCCGCAGGGCTGTCATAGGCCTGCTGATGACCATACTCCGGGAGCAGGTCATGGATGCTTAAAGTGTAACGCAGAGCTATACACAGTCAATCTATCACAAACCGGTTTTCGATTTAAATTCTTCATTTACAGACCAGGTTATCAGTTTTCGAGACGCTGAATCGTCCACAAGGAAAACGAATTGCCAGGGTTTTATTTTCTGACTCTTTGTAAAACAGAAATCAGATTGCTAGAATAGAAAAATTCTGTGAAAGAAATCCTTTCAAATATTGAATCAGTTTGGAATAAATTATGTCTCAGGCATTAGTGGTGGATGATGATCGCACGGTACTCGAGATGGTACGTCGATCGCTGGAAAAAATGAACGTCGATGTCATCACGGCTGGCACCGCTGACGAGGCGATGGATGCGATTCGGGAGAGTTCTCCTGAAGTTGTTCTACTGGATATTATGCTGCCTTCGGTATCCGGTTTAGACGTATTTCGCGAAATCCATAAACTTGATCGACGTTTACCAGTCGTGTTTATTACATCTTCCAGTGAAAGTAATGTTGCGATTGAAGCCATGCAACTGGGGGCCTTTGACTATCTTGCCAAGCCTCTGGATCTCCCTAAATTGAATCAGCTGGTCCAGAAGGCTATTGAGACACGTCGGCTGATGAATATCCCGGTTGCATTGCCGGTGGGTGATACTAAAGCCAGTAAAGGGGATCAGTTTGTAGGGCGTAGTCCACAAATGCTTGAAGTATTCAAGTCGATTGGGCGTGTCGCAGCGGAAAACGTCAATGTTCTTATTCGTGGAGAAAGTGGAACTGGGAAAGAACTTGTTGCCAGGGCAATTTATCAGCATAGTCCCCGCTCCAAAGACAGTTTCATGGCCGTCAACTGTGCTGCGCTCACGGAAACACTTCTGGAAAGCGAACTGTTTGGCTATGAAAAGGGAGCCTTTACAGGCGCAGACAGACAGCGAATCGGTAAATTTGAACAATGTAATGGGGGGACAATCTTCCTTGATGAAGTGGGAGATATGTCACAACTGACTCAGGGAAAGGTACTGCGTCTGTTGCAGGAACAGAGATTTGAACGGGTTGGCGGTAATAAAACGATTGAAACCGACGTCCGTATTATTGCAGCCACGAACCGCAATCTGGAAGAGATGGTTAAGGCGGGTTTATTCCGTGAAGATCTGTTCTACCGACTTAATGGAATGACAATTTCGCTGCCTCCTTTACGTGAACGGGGTGATGATATCGCATTGCTGGTCGAGCATTATCTGAATGAAGCATGTTTTGAAATG is from Gimesia maris and encodes:
- a CDS encoding sigma-54-dependent transcriptional regulator, coding for MSQALVVDDDRTVLEMVRRSLEKMNVDVITAGTADEAMDAIRESSPEVVLLDIMLPSVSGLDVFREIHKLDRRLPVVFITSSSESNVAIEAMQLGAFDYLAKPLDLPKLNQLVQKAIETRRLMNIPVALPVGDTKASKGDQFVGRSPQMLEVFKSIGRVAAENVNVLIRGESGTGKELVARAIYQHSPRSKDSFMAVNCAALTETLLESELFGYEKGAFTGADRQRIGKFEQCNGGTIFLDEVGDMSQLTQGKVLRLLQEQRFERVGGNKTIETDVRIIAATNRNLEEMVKAGLFREDLFYRLNGMTISLPPLRERGDDIALLVEHYLNEACFEMGRTETEGVSSEALEMMIQYPWPGNVRELQSVVRQSLLKSTSPIIVPSFLPDELSRRFSTQAVPSEPQADINGDDSPLSDLRLFVDQRLAEQSTDLYSETLEAMERYLLTRVLNETSGNQTRAAEILGITRGKIRDRIAQFGISLEKTVSIDEN
- a CDS encoding PRC-barrel domain-containing protein, whose protein sequence is MKRYTTLASIFAFSVATLCLAGSTYAFDNPNEEKAQTPDNSKTSKADKKASRTDKAERKQMKKAGMATRASKLIGMNIENPQGQSLGEINDLVINTSTGEVRYAAVTYGGFLGVGNKMFAVPFEAFNIKQKADSQEPALILNVTQKHLEGATGFDQDHWPNFADDSYLADLNKRYDVKQKRAHKNEKLRSKTGKLDPKTSGTNVRISQLNGMNIQNSQGKSVGEIKDIVVNVTHGNVQYAAVTYGGFLGVGNKMFAVPFKAFEIKQNPEEPEEQILVLNVTQQQLEGAQGFDEDHWPDYADPDFSRELHKRYRIDADLKNRDLKVNIDT
- a CDS encoding PRC-barrel domain-containing protein; translated protein: MYRSTNELKGYKVLATDGDCGTVQDLLFDDDTNIMRYLVVDTGSWLTDRQVLVSPVAIDQPDLDSFELPTVLSKANIEAAPSVETDQPVSRQYESALTSFYNWPVYWGSSPTPILNRPAATVELKERVAAGNGDPHLRSANEVTGYEIQCMEDTLGHVEDIIVDTESWSLRYLVIDTRNWLPGKKVIIAFDWVTHFTWDDRKAHVDLTRSQVENAPEYDPRLPVNRAYETQLYDFYGRPTYW
- a CDS encoding CsbD family protein encodes the protein MNSDQFSGKWKQIKGQAKQKWGELTDDEIDQIDGKREELVGKVQERYGIAKEEAEQQVAQFESSCHC